The following proteins are encoded in a genomic region of Primulina huaijiensis isolate GDHJ02 chromosome 3, ASM1229523v2, whole genome shotgun sequence:
- the LOC140974603 gene encoding NADPH HC-toxin reductase 1-like, with protein sequence MEILGSGNGKIEVVTLACGLVGGGTLMPSTPGSLQSILALLTNDESAYNSLKFLEELLARVPIVHIDDPRFLYERRHYQWRFECLKRETKWVSTLLTERGFEYECDRKTVLDDSVSYAKKQVELGL encoded by the exons ATGGAAATTTTGGGATCTGGCAATGGTAAGATAGAGGTGGTGACACTGGCCTGTGGCCTTGTGGGTGGTGGAACTCTAATGCCAAGCACACCGGGAAGCTTACAGTCAATTTTGGCGCTGCTGACAAATGATGAATCTGCATACAACTCCCTGAAATTCTTAGAAGAGCTGCTTGCAAGAGTCCCAATCGTTCACATTGACGACCCACGTTTTCTTTATGAAAGAAGACACTATCAGTG GCGATTTGAATGCCTGAAAAGAGAAACCAAGTGGGTTTCTACGCTGCTTACGGAGAGAGGTTTCGAATATGAATGTGATCGGAAGACGGTTTTGGATGATAGCGTCAGCTACGCAAAGAAACAAGTAGAACTTGGGCTATAA
- the LOC140974604 gene encoding hydroquinone glucosyltransferase-like, protein MENSALHIAVVPTPGMGHLIPLVEFVKQLHHHHHFSTTFFLPNNGPLSDAQRSFLFTLPPAIDYIILPQITFDGYHGNIKPETRIALTITRSVPLIRDAVGSLKGSKKFAAFVADMFAVDTFDVAREFQIPTYLFFPSSAMTLSVFFHLPQLDKTVSCEYRDLPEKLQIQGCIPIHGSDLLDPAQDRKNDAYKWILHLANKFRTEPEGVIVNSFKELEPGAFEALQQKEKGKPDIYAIGPLIQMGSNSEVENSSECLNWLDEQPISSVMFVXILWREGGGFSKNCE, encoded by the coding sequence ATGGAGAACTCCGCTCTGCACATCGCAGTCGTCCCAACTCCTGGCATGGGTCACCTGATTCCATTAGTTGAATTCGTCAAACaactccaccaccaccaccacttcTCCACAACCTTCTTCCTGCCTAACAACGGACCCCTCTCCGATGCTCAGAGATCCTTCCTTTTCACCCTCCCTCCCGCCATAGACTACATCATCCTCCCGCAAATAACCTTCGATGGTTATCATGGAAATATAAAGCCCGAGACCCGTATCGCACTGACCATCACTCGCTCCGTTCCGTTGATTCGCGATGCTGTTGGGTCTTTGAAAGGGAGCAAGAAGTTTGCTGCGTTTGTTGCTGATATGTTTGCGGTTGATACATTTGATGTGGCTCGTGAATTCCAGATCCCGACTTACCTTTTCTTTCCATCTTCCGCCATGACTTTGTCTGTTTTCTTTCACCTGCCACAGTTAGATAAAACGGTGTCGTGTGAGTATCGCGATCTACCGGAGAAGTTGCAGATTCAAGGCTGCATCCCGATACATGGAAGCGATCTTCTTGATCCAGCGCAAGACAGGAAAAACGACGCCTATAAATGGATCTTGCATCTCGCAAATAAGTTTAGAACGGAGCCTGAAGGTGTTATAGTGAACAGCTTTAAAGAACTAGAGCCGGGTGCATTTGAAGCTTTACAGCAAAAAGAGAAGGGTAAGCCAGATATTTACGCAATTGGCCCACTGATTCAAATGGGTTCGAATTCCGAAGTTGAGAATTCATCTGAATGTTTAAATTGGTTGGATGAACAGCCAATCAGTTCTGTGATGTTTGTTNAAATTTTGTGGAGAGAAGgaggaggattttcgaaaaattgtgaatga
- the LOC140972708 gene encoding protein trichome birefringence-like 24, giving the protein MYIKNLRVNISSFFICSSAHSIYYILCQSLLQRTKELYIYIYIFLSMYLGPRGEKRMKQLSYNVYRNPVSSVLVKLGVCFLLLGLSYCLFSSSLVLFSPSVVDDNELGLNADDNFSPQVADPPENTDDLLVDLDNYSSQNESCDLFIGDWVPDPKGPIYTNTTCYSIESPQNCINNGRPDLDYLYWRWNPRNCSLPKFDPNKFLHIMRHKSLAFIGDSIMRNHVQSLLCVLSQTKQSVEVYHDSTFKNRRWLFPSHNFTVSVVWSPFLAKAVTFEDDNGVSSGMIRLHLDELDTVWTQQYHNFDHIIIAGGKWYLKSAIYYENKTVVGCHNCNDQNITQLGFKYAYRKVLNSTFKFITGSNHKPYIFVRTITPDHFENGEWSSGGYCNRTRPFKEGDIEISYIDEILRNIELEEFKSAETIGFENGTILKLFDTMFLSLLRPDGHPGVYRQFHPYAGKDKNSKIQNDCLHWCLPGPIDSWNDLMMEMLLRRSS; this is encoded by the exons ATGTATATCAAGAATCTACGAGTCAATATTTCATCGTTCTTTATTTGTTCTTCCGCTCAttctatttattatattttatgtcaatCTCTGTTGCAGAGAACcaaagaattatatatatatatatatatattcttatcAATGTATTTAGGTCCCAGAGGTGAGAAAAGAATGAAACAATTGAGCTACAATGTCTACAGGAACCCAGTCTCGTCAGTTCTCGTGAAATTGGGAGTGTGCTTTCTGTTACTGGGCCTTTCTTATTGCCTGTTTTCTTCAAGTTTAGTACTGTTTTCACCATCTGTGGTTGATGATAATGAGCTCGGATTGAATGCTGACGATAATTTTTCACCTCAAGTGGCGGATCCACCGGAAAATACCGATGATCTATTGGTGGATCTTGATAATTACTCTTCTCAAAATG AGAGCTGCGATTTATTTATCGGAGATTGGGTTCCAGATCCTAAGGGTCCAATCTACACCAACACCACCTGTTATTCCATTGAGTCTCCCCAAAATTGTATAAACAACGGAAGGCCGGATTTGGATTACTTATACTGGCGTTGGAACCCGAGGAACTGTAGTTTACCCAAGTTTGATCCGAATAAATTTCTCCATATAATGAGGCACAAGTCACTAGCCTTTATTGGTGATTCAATTATGCGCAATCATGTTCAATCATTGCTGTGCGTTCTCTCGCAG ACCAAACAATCGGTTGAAGTGTACCATGATTCAACATTCAAAAACAGAAGATGGCTGTTTCCCTCGCATAACTTCACTGTCTCAGTCGTTTGGTCTCCTTTTCTGGCAAAAGCCGTGACGTTTGAAGACGACAATGGAGTTTCATCTGGTATGATCCGGCTTCATCTCGATGAGCTAGACACAGTGTGGACACAACAATACCACAATTTCGATCACATTATAATAGCCGGAGGCAAGTGGTATCTCAAATCTGCAATTTACTATGAGAACAAAACCGTAGTAGGCTGCCATAATTGTAACGATCAGAACATAACACAGCTGGGATTCAAGTACGCTTACCGTAAGGTATTGAACTCCACATTTAAATTCATCACAGGTTCGAATCACAAGCCATATATTTTCGTTAGAACCATAACCCCAGATCACTTTGAGAATGGAGAATGGAGCTCTGGTGGCTACTGTAACAGGACTAGGCCATTTAAAGAAGGTGATATCGAGATAAGCTATATAGATGAGATACTGAGAAATATCGAGCTTGAAGAGTTCAAGAGCGCAGAGACGATAGGATTCGAAAATGGGACAATTTTGAAACTATTTGACACAATGTTTCTGTCGCTCTTGAGACCAGACGGGCATCCCGGAGTTTACAGACAGTTCCATCCATATGCAGGGAAAGATAAAAACTCAAAGATTCAGAATGACTGCTTGCACTGGTGCTTACCAGGACCTATAGACTCATGGAATGACTTGATGATGGAAATGCTCCTTCGGCGTTCGAGTTGA